CAGTCAAGGTTTTGTCAATCAACACAACAATTAGATCAGATATTAACATAGCTAACTTAAATCAACAAGTACATTTTAACATTAAACTGAAAATCAGGGTTGTTACATGATTCATAACTCAAACTTCAAATTAGCTAAACTGCTTGAAGTTTCAAGGGCCAACAAGCTACTTGAACAGGGTTTGATAAACAGATAGTTTCATGGCAAGTTGCCCTGAGTAGCTATTGTCTGGAGACGCAAGTCGATCCTTTTGGGATGGCTGGAATTTCTTGGGCTGTACTGAAATGTAATTTTTATAATAAGAACATTGATTCGGCCGTTTGCTGTTACAAAAAACACCATTATAAAATCTGGACTTCTGAGGAATTCACTAATTCTAATCTGAAGAACACCGCGCAGTTTAAACATTTATTTCCAGAATTAATGAAGTCCAAGTTATCACACTAAAACAGTTCTATTAAGACCACACTTGTTCAAAGGGGAAAGTAATACTTGAATAGACAAAACACATTTTCATAAATGGGGGAATAATACTTGAGTGGACAAAGTCCATGAGCTTTGGACGAGAAAGCAGATAACTATTAAAAgaagttttttttttgagaaatattAAAAGAAGTTAGCGTTACAAACAATTTAAAATATTTTTACGTGAAAGACACGGAAAAGAAAATCAGAACTTTAGAAAACAGGGCAAGAAGTTCATTCAAACATACTAAGCAAGAAGACAAAACAGAAATGCAGTGACTGAGCTAATTTCATGTGTAGTTCCTCGGAATAATGTTTAGCGTACCAGGAAGAGATAAATGAGCAGAATTCTGGAGAGAACTGATCTGCTGGTGCAGAAGGTGGTGGCTGGTCAACAATTGCTTCTAATAGTTCATAGAAGCTTAGCCAGCCTTCTCCTTCCGGAGGAGTATAGGGGAAGCGGCCAATGGCGCATTCAAGTATTACCAAGCCCAAACTCCATACATCACTCTTGTAGTCATAGGAGCTGCCACTAATCCGCTCAGGCTGCACAAGAAGGAAAGGAAGAAAACTATCACAGCAAATTTTGTGCACCCCAGATAACCATTATGAGCATAAGCCGCAGTCAGAAGACAAAGCAGATCTTTTTACATACCGCCATATAGTTGTAGGTTCCAACAAATGTATCACGCTGACCGATTGAACTTGCTAGCACTGCACTCACCCCAAAATCAGTAATCTTTACTTCACCTTTATGGTTAACTAACAAGTTAGATGGCTTTATGTCCCTGTGAATCACATGCCTTTCATGATGAAGATATAACAGACCCTCCAAAACCTGATTTGTTAAGCCATTATTAATGTTAGATGTGCCAGACTCTAGCTTCAACTTCCATCAGATGTGACAAAATTTGAATATTCCGGATGCAGTCAAACCATAGGCCAAACGTATACATACCTGCTTGCAAAGTACTGCAAGGTATGGCTCCAGAATGGTTTTAACTTGTTTAATTATGTCTGCAAGAGATCCACGATCCATATATTCCAGAACAAGATATATTACACCATTGTGGTAAAAAGATTGATGGCAAAGGACGATATGGGGgctctgtgttgcttgatttatTTTGAGCTCCTGTACTATTTGTTTGCGTACTGACTCCTGAATGTTCATTTGAATGCCCTATGAAGAAATTGAAAATAATCAATTGATTGATAGATCATATGGACAACGAAATGCCACAGCAGTACAAAGACCAGGAATAATGCTTGAAAATGTTTAATCAGCTGTATATCATTACCTGATGTATTCTCATACATTAGTGTCAGTTTCCATTAAAATTGGTGTTCTATGGAGATTTTGCAGGCAAAGATCAGCCAGTACTAGATGTTTTTGCTACAACTCATTTTAATGGTGTGCATAAATGCGGATCAAATTGAATATATTGCCATGCCATCACAAAGTGACTAAACAAAACAAATAAGTCTTCAGATGTAGAATAATCAGATCGTCTAACAATGCATAGAATGCAAATCTGTTCAAACAGATAAACATATTAATTTCCATGTTAACAAACATGAAAAAATATAAACAGGTACGATAAAAAAACAAGCAGTCTACCCCAATGCTCTAACATCAACAAAAAAATCCATCACAGGCATTTGTGCGGCCCACTAGGTGAATTTAGTGTACTGTTACCTTCAAGGCATAAAATGTGC
This genomic window from Aegilops tauschii subsp. strangulata cultivar AL8/78 chromosome 4, Aet v6.0, whole genome shotgun sequence contains:
- the LOC109783679 gene encoding mitogen-activated protein kinase kinase 1, producing the protein MRGKKPLKELTLSVPAQETPVDKFLTASGTFKDGELRLNQRGLQLISEENGDEHQSTKMKVEDVQLSMDDLEMIQVIGKGSGGVVQLVRHKWVGTFYALKGIQMNIQESVRKQIVQELKINQATQSPHIVLCHQSFYHNGVIYLVLEYMDRGSLADIIKQVKTILEPYLAVLCKQVLEGLLYLHHERHVIHRDIKPSNLLVNHKGEVKITDFGVSAVLASSIGQRDTFVGTYNYMAPERISGSSYDYKSDVWSLGLVILECAIGRFPYTPPEGEGWLSFYELLEAIVDQPPPSAPADQFSPEFCSFISSCIQKDPAERMSASELLNHAFIKKFEDKDLDLRILVESLEQPMNVPE